A single Cyprinus carpio isolate SPL01 chromosome A6, ASM1834038v1, whole genome shotgun sequence DNA region contains:
- the LOC109092334 gene encoding myosin light chain kinase, smooth muscle isoform X2 has protein sequence MTDFRAALKPRSGPKPGSEIKTSTPTKVDFRSLLNKKDGSPKAPAATPPPSSAPSDLRSVLNKKQAPEPEKTEQKEQQSSKLAPKTPQKENQTGFNGVNGGAIDKKVNAATEKKASSMHTGTTEKKEKASPEKKTNDGQIAETNDKKAKVVNGGEKDAGKLPIFKQPLGDITVVDGERLRLECQVTSDPQAVITWILDGKIVKASKFIILSQEGEKCSLAIDKALLEDEGRYTCRAENAHGKAECSCMVTVDDPSDPSADKKNRKSSSATPTTEHEARIKKKPSPAKQGSPPQFLQFPGDQKIRAGEKVELLGNFGGTVPITCTWLKFKKPIQPGSGGISIETTENSSQLTIAASDQDHCGCYTLELQNKFGTKQASLNLTIVDKPDPPAGIPAASDIRRSSLILSWYGPTYDGGSIVQSYNLEIWNSIDNTWNDLTSCNSTSYHVQNLLVDRQYKFRVRAVNVYGVGEPSAESEPIKVGVEEVTEKKEEEEVGATVSDDDEEKEPEYRDVVIKKDCSVKDFYDIEDRLGTGKFGQVFKLVEKSTKKVWAGKFIKTFSQKEKENVRQEIGIMNSLHHSKLVQCVDAFEGKSDMVMVLEIISGGELFERIVDEDFELTEREVIKYMLQIIDGVQFIHKQDIVHLDLKPENIMCINKTGSKIKLIDFGLARRLEDSGSLKVLFGTPEFVAPEVINYEAISYPTDMWSIGVICYILVSGLSPFMGDNDNETLANVTSATWDFEDEAFDEISDQAKDFISSLLKKDMRARLTCAQCLEHSWLKQDTRNMEAKQLSKERMKKYILRRRWQKTGNAVRAISRFSSKGMLGGIGPKKSSPTEDPPAKFLESVEDENHTPVAPSFSSVIQDVEVVEGSAARFDCKIEGYPDPEVVWYKDDQPIKETRHFQIDYEEDGHCSLVISEVCPDDDAKYTCKAVNSLGETTCTAELMVEFMQEEDGEGDAEVEEED, from the exons ATGACAGACTTCAGGGCAGCTCTAAAGCCCCGCTCGGGGCCTAAGCCAGGGTCTGAGATCAAGACAAGCACCCCAACAAAGGTTGACTTTAGATCATTGCTCAACAAGAAAGATGGTTCACCCAAAGCACCTGCTGCCACACCACCTCCAAGCAGTGCTCCTTCAGACTTAAGGTCTGTCCTAAACAAGAAGCAAGCACCAGAACCAGAGAAGACTGAGCAAAAAGAACAGCAATCATCAAAACTAGCACCCAAGACACCCCAGAAGGAAAATCAAACTGGTTTCAATGGTGTAAATGGTGGTGCAATTGATAAAAAGGTTAACGCAGCAACAGAGAAAAAAGCCAGCAGCATGCACACAGGAACAActgaaaaaaaggagaaagccaGCCCAGAGAAGAAGACAAATGATGGACAGATAGCAGAGACAAATGACAAAAAGGCAAAAGTTGTGAATGGAGGAGAGAAGGATGCAGGAAAGCTGCCCATTTTCAAACAACCCCTCGGTGACATCACTGTGGTGGATGGAGAGAGGCTGAGGTTAGAGTGTCAGGTGACCTCTGACCCCCAAGCTGTCATCACCTGGATTCTTGATGGGAAAATTGTAAAGGCATCCAAGTTCATTATCTTATCACAGGAAG GTGAAAAGTGTTCACTTGCAATCGACAAGGCTTTACTAGAGGATGAAGGACGCTACACATGTAGGGCAGAGAATGCACATGGTAAAGCAGAGTGTTCCTGTATGGTCACTGTAGATG ATCCTTCTGACCCATCAGCAGATAAGAAGAACAGGAAGAGCTCTTCTGCAACTCCCACGACAGAAC ATGAAGCCAGAATAAAGAAGAAACCATCTCCCGCCAAACAGG GTTCTCCGCCTCAGTTTCTGCAGTTCCCTGGAGATCAGAAGATCAGGGCAGGAGAAAAGGTGGAGCTGTTGGGCAACTTTGGAGGGACGGTACCCATAACTTGCACCTGGCTCAAATTTAAAAAGCCG ATCCAGCCAGGAAGTGGAGGCATTTCCATAGAGACCACAGAGAACAGCAGTCAGCTGACAATCGCAGCAAGTGACCAGGATCACTGTGGTTGCTACACCCTAGAACTGCAGAATAAATTTGGCACCAAGCAGGCTTCACTCAACCTCACCATCGTAG ATAAGCCAGATCCCCCAGCCGGCATCCCTGCTGCCTCTGACATCCGCAGGTCCTCACTCATCCTCTCCTGGTATGGTCCCACTTATGATGGAGGAAGCATTGTCCAGTCCTACAACCTGGAGATCTGGAATTCCATTGACAACACATGGAATGACCTCACTTCCTGTAACAGCACCTCATACCATGTCCAGAACCTTCTCGTTGACCGTCAGTATAAATTCCGTGTTCGAGCTGTTAATGTGTATGGAGTTGGAGAGCCCAGTGCAGAATCTGAGCCAATTAAAGTGGGAGTGGAGGAGGTAACAG AGAAAAAGGAAGAGGAGGAAGTTGGAGCCACTGTGTCTGATGATG ATGAGGAGAAAGAACCAGAATACAGAGATGTGGTCATTAAGAAAGACTGTAGCGTTAAAGATTTCTATGATATAGAGGACCGCTTAGGAAC GGGGAAATTTGGTCAAGTCTTCAAACTCGTAGAAAAGTCCACCAAGAAGGTATGGGCAGGGAAGTTCATCAAGACATTCTCacagaaggaaaaagaaaatgtgaggCAAGAGATTGGCATCATGAACAGCCTCCACCACTCCAAACTGGTGCAGTGTGTGGACGCCTTTGAGGGAAAATCTGACATGGTCATGGTTTTAGAAAT AATTTCTGGCGGCGAGTTGTTTGAGCGAATCGTTGATGAGGATTTCGAGCTGACTGAGCGAGAGGTGATTAAGTACATGCTGCAGATCATTGATGGAGTCCAGTTTATCCACAAGCAGGACATTGTCCACTTGGACCTCAAACCCGAGAACATCATGTGCATCAACAAGACAGGAAGCAAGATCAAGCTCATTGATTTCGGACTTGCTCGAAGGCTAG aggattCTGGCTCTCTGAAGGTTCTGTTTGGAACTCCTGAGTTTGTAGCTCCTGAAGTGATTAACTATGAGGCTATCAGCTACCCGACAGACATGTGGAGTATTGGCGTCATCTGTTACATTCT CGTCAGTGGTCTTTCTCCATTCATGGGAGATAACGACAATGAAACCCTTGCCAATGTCACCTCAGCCACCTGGGATTTTGAGGATGAGGCGTTTGATGAGATTTCAGATCAGGCGAAAGACTTCATCAGCAGTCTTCTAAAAAAGGACATGAG GGCCAGATTGACCTGCGCTCAGTGTTTGGAGCACTCTTGGCTCAAACAGGACACCAGAAATATGGAGGCTAAACAACTGTCCAAAGAGAGAATGAAGAAGTACATCCTGAGACGCCGCTGGCAG AAAACAGGGAATGCAGTGCGAGCCATCTCCAGGTTCAGCTCTAAGGGAATGTTAGGCGGAATTGGCCCAAAGAAAAGCTCCCCAACTGAAG aTCCTCCTGCAAAGTTCCTTGAGAGTGTGGAGGATGAAAACCACACCCCTGTGGCCCCCAGCTTCTCCTCTGTCATACAGGATGTAGAAGTGGTGGAAGGCAGTGCTGCCCGCTTTGACTGCAAGATCGAGG GCTACCCAGACCCTGAGGTTGTATGGTACAAGGACGACCAGCCTATTAAGGAGACACGTCACTTCCAGATTGACTATGAAGAGGATGGCCACTGTAGCCTGGTGATCTCAGAGGTTTGTCCCGATGATGATGCCAAGTACACCTGCAAAGCCGTCAACAGTCTGGGAGAGACCACCTGTACTGCTGAACTGATGGTGGAGTTTATGCAGGAGGAGGATGGAGAGGGTGACGCTGAAGTAGAGGAAGAGGATTGA
- the LOC109092334 gene encoding myosin light chain kinase, smooth muscle isoform X1: protein MTDFRAALKPRSGPKPGSEIKTSTPTKVDFRSLLNKKDGSPKAPAATPPPSSAPSDLRSVLNKKQAPEPEKTEQKEQQSSKLAPKTPQKENQTGFNGVNGGAIDKKVNAATEKKASSMHTGTTEKKEKASPEKKTNDGQIAETNDKKAKVVNGGEKDAGKLPIFKQPLGDITVVDGERLRLECQVTSDPQAVITWILDGKIVKASKFIILSQEGEKCSLAIDKALLEDEGRYTCRAENAHGKAECSCMVTVDDPSDPSADKKNRKSSSATPTTEHEARIKKKPSPAKQGSPPQFLQFPGDQKIRAGEKVELLGNFGGTVPITCTWLKFKKPIQPGSGGISIETTENSSQLTIAASDQDHCGCYTLELQNKFGTKQASLNLTIVDKPDPPAGIPAASDIRRSSLILSWYGPTYDGGSIVQSYNLEIWNSIDNTWNDLTSCNSTSYHVQNLLVDRQYKFRVRAVNVYGVGEPSAESEPIKVGVEEVTEKKEEEEVGATVSDDDEEKEPEYRDVVIKKDCSVKDFYDIEDRLGTGKFGQVFKLVEKSTKKVWAGKFIKTFSQKEKENVRQEIGIMNSLHHSKLVQCVDAFEGKSDMVMVLEIISGGELFERIVDEDFELTEREVIKYMLQIIDGVQFIHKQDIVHLDLKPENIMCINKTGSKIKLIDFGLARRLEDSGSLKVLFGTPEFVAPEVINYEAISYPTDMWSIGVICYILVSGLSPFMGDNDNETLANVTSATWDFEDEAFDEISDQAKDFISSLLKKDMRARLTCAQCLEHSWLKQDTRNMEAKQLSKERMKKYILRRRWQKTGNAVRAISRFSSKGMLGGIGPKKSSPTEEDPPAKFLESVEDENHTPVAPSFSSVIQDVEVVEGSAARFDCKIEGYPDPEVVWYKDDQPIKETRHFQIDYEEDGHCSLVISEVCPDDDAKYTCKAVNSLGETTCTAELMVEFMQEEDGEGDAEVEEED from the exons ATGACAGACTTCAGGGCAGCTCTAAAGCCCCGCTCGGGGCCTAAGCCAGGGTCTGAGATCAAGACAAGCACCCCAACAAAGGTTGACTTTAGATCATTGCTCAACAAGAAAGATGGTTCACCCAAAGCACCTGCTGCCACACCACCTCCAAGCAGTGCTCCTTCAGACTTAAGGTCTGTCCTAAACAAGAAGCAAGCACCAGAACCAGAGAAGACTGAGCAAAAAGAACAGCAATCATCAAAACTAGCACCCAAGACACCCCAGAAGGAAAATCAAACTGGTTTCAATGGTGTAAATGGTGGTGCAATTGATAAAAAGGTTAACGCAGCAACAGAGAAAAAAGCCAGCAGCATGCACACAGGAACAActgaaaaaaaggagaaagccaGCCCAGAGAAGAAGACAAATGATGGACAGATAGCAGAGACAAATGACAAAAAGGCAAAAGTTGTGAATGGAGGAGAGAAGGATGCAGGAAAGCTGCCCATTTTCAAACAACCCCTCGGTGACATCACTGTGGTGGATGGAGAGAGGCTGAGGTTAGAGTGTCAGGTGACCTCTGACCCCCAAGCTGTCATCACCTGGATTCTTGATGGGAAAATTGTAAAGGCATCCAAGTTCATTATCTTATCACAGGAAG GTGAAAAGTGTTCACTTGCAATCGACAAGGCTTTACTAGAGGATGAAGGACGCTACACATGTAGGGCAGAGAATGCACATGGTAAAGCAGAGTGTTCCTGTATGGTCACTGTAGATG ATCCTTCTGACCCATCAGCAGATAAGAAGAACAGGAAGAGCTCTTCTGCAACTCCCACGACAGAAC ATGAAGCCAGAATAAAGAAGAAACCATCTCCCGCCAAACAGG GTTCTCCGCCTCAGTTTCTGCAGTTCCCTGGAGATCAGAAGATCAGGGCAGGAGAAAAGGTGGAGCTGTTGGGCAACTTTGGAGGGACGGTACCCATAACTTGCACCTGGCTCAAATTTAAAAAGCCG ATCCAGCCAGGAAGTGGAGGCATTTCCATAGAGACCACAGAGAACAGCAGTCAGCTGACAATCGCAGCAAGTGACCAGGATCACTGTGGTTGCTACACCCTAGAACTGCAGAATAAATTTGGCACCAAGCAGGCTTCACTCAACCTCACCATCGTAG ATAAGCCAGATCCCCCAGCCGGCATCCCTGCTGCCTCTGACATCCGCAGGTCCTCACTCATCCTCTCCTGGTATGGTCCCACTTATGATGGAGGAAGCATTGTCCAGTCCTACAACCTGGAGATCTGGAATTCCATTGACAACACATGGAATGACCTCACTTCCTGTAACAGCACCTCATACCATGTCCAGAACCTTCTCGTTGACCGTCAGTATAAATTCCGTGTTCGAGCTGTTAATGTGTATGGAGTTGGAGAGCCCAGTGCAGAATCTGAGCCAATTAAAGTGGGAGTGGAGGAGGTAACAG AGAAAAAGGAAGAGGAGGAAGTTGGAGCCACTGTGTCTGATGATG ATGAGGAGAAAGAACCAGAATACAGAGATGTGGTCATTAAGAAAGACTGTAGCGTTAAAGATTTCTATGATATAGAGGACCGCTTAGGAACG GGGAAATTTGGTCAAGTCTTCAAACTCGTAGAAAAGTCCACCAAGAAGGTATGGGCAGGGAAGTTCATCAAGACATTCTCacagaaggaaaaagaaaatgtgaggCAAGAGATTGGCATCATGAACAGCCTCCACCACTCCAAACTGGTGCAGTGTGTGGACGCCTTTGAGGGAAAATCTGACATGGTCATGGTTTTAGAAAT AATTTCTGGCGGCGAGTTGTTTGAGCGAATCGTTGATGAGGATTTCGAGCTGACTGAGCGAGAGGTGATTAAGTACATGCTGCAGATCATTGATGGAGTCCAGTTTATCCACAAGCAGGACATTGTCCACTTGGACCTCAAACCCGAGAACATCATGTGCATCAACAAGACAGGAAGCAAGATCAAGCTCATTGATTTCGGACTTGCTCGAAGGCTAG aggattCTGGCTCTCTGAAGGTTCTGTTTGGAACTCCTGAGTTTGTAGCTCCTGAAGTGATTAACTATGAGGCTATCAGCTACCCGACAGACATGTGGAGTATTGGCGTCATCTGTTACATTCT CGTCAGTGGTCTTTCTCCATTCATGGGAGATAACGACAATGAAACCCTTGCCAATGTCACCTCAGCCACCTGGGATTTTGAGGATGAGGCGTTTGATGAGATTTCAGATCAGGCGAAAGACTTCATCAGCAGTCTTCTAAAAAAGGACATGAG GGCCAGATTGACCTGCGCTCAGTGTTTGGAGCACTCTTGGCTCAAACAGGACACCAGAAATATGGAGGCTAAACAACTGTCCAAAGAGAGAATGAAGAAGTACATCCTGAGACGCCGCTGGCAG AAAACAGGGAATGCAGTGCGAGCCATCTCCAGGTTCAGCTCTAAGGGAATGTTAGGCGGAATTGGCCCAAAGAAAAGCTCCCCAACTGAAG aagaTCCTCCTGCAAAGTTCCTTGAGAGTGTGGAGGATGAAAACCACACCCCTGTGGCCCCCAGCTTCTCCTCTGTCATACAGGATGTAGAAGTGGTGGAAGGCAGTGCTGCCCGCTTTGACTGCAAGATCGAGG GCTACCCAGACCCTGAGGTTGTATGGTACAAGGACGACCAGCCTATTAAGGAGACACGTCACTTCCAGATTGACTATGAAGAGGATGGCCACTGTAGCCTGGTGATCTCAGAGGTTTGTCCCGATGATGATGCCAAGTACACCTGCAAAGCCGTCAACAGTCTGGGAGAGACCACCTGTACTGCTGAACTGATGGTGGAGTTTATGCAGGAGGAGGATGGAGAGGGTGACGCTGAAGTAGAGGAAGAGGATTGA
- the LOC109092334 gene encoding myosin light chain kinase, smooth muscle isoform X3, which produces MTDFRAALKPRSGPKPGSEIKTSTPTKVDFRSLLNKKDGSPKAPAATPPPSSAPSDLRSVLNKKQAPEPEKTEQKEQQSSKLAPKTPQKENQTGFNGVNGGAIDKKVNAATEKKASSMHTGTTEKKEKASPEKKTNDGQIAETNDKKAKVVNGGEKDAGKLPIFKQPLGDITVVDGERLRLECQVTSDPQAVITWILDGKIVKASKFIILSQEGEKCSLAIDKALLEDEGRYTCRAENAHGKAECSCMVTVDDPSDPSADKKNRKSSSATPTTERSPPQFLQFPGDQKIRAGEKVELLGNFGGTVPITCTWLKFKKPIQPGSGGISIETTENSSQLTIAASDQDHCGCYTLELQNKFGTKQASLNLTIVDKPDPPAGIPAASDIRRSSLILSWYGPTYDGGSIVQSYNLEIWNSIDNTWNDLTSCNSTSYHVQNLLVDRQYKFRVRAVNVYGVGEPSAESEPIKVGVEEVTEKKEEEEVGATVSDDDEEKEPEYRDVVIKKDCSVKDFYDIEDRLGTGKFGQVFKLVEKSTKKVWAGKFIKTFSQKEKENVRQEIGIMNSLHHSKLVQCVDAFEGKSDMVMVLEIISGGELFERIVDEDFELTEREVIKYMLQIIDGVQFIHKQDIVHLDLKPENIMCINKTGSKIKLIDFGLARRLEDSGSLKVLFGTPEFVAPEVINYEAISYPTDMWSIGVICYILVSGLSPFMGDNDNETLANVTSATWDFEDEAFDEISDQAKDFISSLLKKDMRARLTCAQCLEHSWLKQDTRNMEAKQLSKERMKKYILRRRWQKTGNAVRAISRFSSKGMLGGIGPKKSSPTEEDPPAKFLESVEDENHTPVAPSFSSVIQDVEVVEGSAARFDCKIEGYPDPEVVWYKDDQPIKETRHFQIDYEEDGHCSLVISEVCPDDDAKYTCKAVNSLGETTCTAELMVEFMQEEDGEGDAEVEEED; this is translated from the exons ATGACAGACTTCAGGGCAGCTCTAAAGCCCCGCTCGGGGCCTAAGCCAGGGTCTGAGATCAAGACAAGCACCCCAACAAAGGTTGACTTTAGATCATTGCTCAACAAGAAAGATGGTTCACCCAAAGCACCTGCTGCCACACCACCTCCAAGCAGTGCTCCTTCAGACTTAAGGTCTGTCCTAAACAAGAAGCAAGCACCAGAACCAGAGAAGACTGAGCAAAAAGAACAGCAATCATCAAAACTAGCACCCAAGACACCCCAGAAGGAAAATCAAACTGGTTTCAATGGTGTAAATGGTGGTGCAATTGATAAAAAGGTTAACGCAGCAACAGAGAAAAAAGCCAGCAGCATGCACACAGGAACAActgaaaaaaaggagaaagccaGCCCAGAGAAGAAGACAAATGATGGACAGATAGCAGAGACAAATGACAAAAAGGCAAAAGTTGTGAATGGAGGAGAGAAGGATGCAGGAAAGCTGCCCATTTTCAAACAACCCCTCGGTGACATCACTGTGGTGGATGGAGAGAGGCTGAGGTTAGAGTGTCAGGTGACCTCTGACCCCCAAGCTGTCATCACCTGGATTCTTGATGGGAAAATTGTAAAGGCATCCAAGTTCATTATCTTATCACAGGAAG GTGAAAAGTGTTCACTTGCAATCGACAAGGCTTTACTAGAGGATGAAGGACGCTACACATGTAGGGCAGAGAATGCACATGGTAAAGCAGAGTGTTCCTGTATGGTCACTGTAGATG ATCCTTCTGACCCATCAGCAGATAAGAAGAACAGGAAGAGCTCTTCTGCAACTCCCACGACAGAAC GTTCTCCGCCTCAGTTTCTGCAGTTCCCTGGAGATCAGAAGATCAGGGCAGGAGAAAAGGTGGAGCTGTTGGGCAACTTTGGAGGGACGGTACCCATAACTTGCACCTGGCTCAAATTTAAAAAGCCG ATCCAGCCAGGAAGTGGAGGCATTTCCATAGAGACCACAGAGAACAGCAGTCAGCTGACAATCGCAGCAAGTGACCAGGATCACTGTGGTTGCTACACCCTAGAACTGCAGAATAAATTTGGCACCAAGCAGGCTTCACTCAACCTCACCATCGTAG ATAAGCCAGATCCCCCAGCCGGCATCCCTGCTGCCTCTGACATCCGCAGGTCCTCACTCATCCTCTCCTGGTATGGTCCCACTTATGATGGAGGAAGCATTGTCCAGTCCTACAACCTGGAGATCTGGAATTCCATTGACAACACATGGAATGACCTCACTTCCTGTAACAGCACCTCATACCATGTCCAGAACCTTCTCGTTGACCGTCAGTATAAATTCCGTGTTCGAGCTGTTAATGTGTATGGAGTTGGAGAGCCCAGTGCAGAATCTGAGCCAATTAAAGTGGGAGTGGAGGAGGTAACAG AGAAAAAGGAAGAGGAGGAAGTTGGAGCCACTGTGTCTGATGATG ATGAGGAGAAAGAACCAGAATACAGAGATGTGGTCATTAAGAAAGACTGTAGCGTTAAAGATTTCTATGATATAGAGGACCGCTTAGGAAC GGGGAAATTTGGTCAAGTCTTCAAACTCGTAGAAAAGTCCACCAAGAAGGTATGGGCAGGGAAGTTCATCAAGACATTCTCacagaaggaaaaagaaaatgtgaggCAAGAGATTGGCATCATGAACAGCCTCCACCACTCCAAACTGGTGCAGTGTGTGGACGCCTTTGAGGGAAAATCTGACATGGTCATGGTTTTAGAAAT AATTTCTGGCGGCGAGTTGTTTGAGCGAATCGTTGATGAGGATTTCGAGCTGACTGAGCGAGAGGTGATTAAGTACATGCTGCAGATCATTGATGGAGTCCAGTTTATCCACAAGCAGGACATTGTCCACTTGGACCTCAAACCCGAGAACATCATGTGCATCAACAAGACAGGAAGCAAGATCAAGCTCATTGATTTCGGACTTGCTCGAAGGCTAG aggattCTGGCTCTCTGAAGGTTCTGTTTGGAACTCCTGAGTTTGTAGCTCCTGAAGTGATTAACTATGAGGCTATCAGCTACCCGACAGACATGTGGAGTATTGGCGTCATCTGTTACATTCT CGTCAGTGGTCTTTCTCCATTCATGGGAGATAACGACAATGAAACCCTTGCCAATGTCACCTCAGCCACCTGGGATTTTGAGGATGAGGCGTTTGATGAGATTTCAGATCAGGCGAAAGACTTCATCAGCAGTCTTCTAAAAAAGGACATGAG GGCCAGATTGACCTGCGCTCAGTGTTTGGAGCACTCTTGGCTCAAACAGGACACCAGAAATATGGAGGCTAAACAACTGTCCAAAGAGAGAATGAAGAAGTACATCCTGAGACGCCGCTGGCAG AAAACAGGGAATGCAGTGCGAGCCATCTCCAGGTTCAGCTCTAAGGGAATGTTAGGCGGAATTGGCCCAAAGAAAAGCTCCCCAACTGAAG aagaTCCTCCTGCAAAGTTCCTTGAGAGTGTGGAGGATGAAAACCACACCCCTGTGGCCCCCAGCTTCTCCTCTGTCATACAGGATGTAGAAGTGGTGGAAGGCAGTGCTGCCCGCTTTGACTGCAAGATCGAGG GCTACCCAGACCCTGAGGTTGTATGGTACAAGGACGACCAGCCTATTAAGGAGACACGTCACTTCCAGATTGACTATGAAGAGGATGGCCACTGTAGCCTGGTGATCTCAGAGGTTTGTCCCGATGATGATGCCAAGTACACCTGCAAAGCCGTCAACAGTCTGGGAGAGACCACCTGTACTGCTGAACTGATGGTGGAGTTTATGCAGGAGGAGGATGGAGAGGGTGACGCTGAAGTAGAGGAAGAGGATTGA